One region of Demequina sp. TMPB413 genomic DNA includes:
- the mmsB gene encoding multiple monosaccharide ABC transporter permease gives MNSFKSLFGGDVRQFTMLGALVALLLFFQVMTNGKVLTPTNMVNLINGNSYVLILAIGMVMVIVVGHIDLSVGSVAAVTGIIVAMAIRDWGIPWWMGMLLGLGVGAAIGAWQGWWVAYVGIPGFITTLAGMMLFRGVNQYIGKSNSVPVPDEFQFIGAGYLGEWGPNTGLNNSTLLLGILAAAYVVWHELKARKKAIRIGAQPQSYAIAGTRAGLLILVIAYITYLFGSGRVGTSFPVPGLLLVGLVILYHVLTQRTVIGRHIFAVGGNRVAASLSGVSTKRTYFFVMMNMSILAAVAGMVFIGRSTASGPFDGNMWELDAIAAVFIGGAAVSGGIGTVTGSIIGGLVMATLNNGLQLMGVGSDRTQIIKGLVLLLAVAFDVYNKQQGRPSIIGHLFRSRPALQDSVDGEAGTPATVGLRTEAAAGAGAKPATAAVQVAHPTADAQDKEGRT, from the coding sequence ATGAACTCCTTTAAAAGCCTGTTTGGCGGAGACGTTCGCCAATTCACGATGCTGGGCGCGCTCGTAGCGCTGCTCTTGTTCTTTCAGGTGATGACCAATGGCAAGGTCCTGACCCCCACCAACATGGTGAACCTGATCAATGGCAACTCCTACGTGCTCATCCTCGCCATCGGCATGGTGATGGTGATCGTGGTTGGTCACATTGACCTGTCCGTCGGATCCGTCGCCGCGGTGACGGGCATCATCGTTGCGATGGCCATCCGCGACTGGGGCATTCCGTGGTGGATGGGGATGCTGCTCGGGCTCGGCGTGGGGGCCGCGATCGGAGCCTGGCAGGGCTGGTGGGTCGCGTACGTAGGGATACCAGGGTTCATTACGACGCTCGCAGGCATGATGCTTTTCCGAGGCGTGAACCAGTACATCGGCAAGTCAAACTCGGTGCCAGTGCCGGACGAGTTCCAGTTCATCGGTGCTGGCTACCTGGGTGAATGGGGGCCCAACACCGGGCTCAACAACTCGACGCTATTGCTGGGCATCCTCGCGGCGGCGTATGTGGTGTGGCACGAGTTGAAGGCGCGCAAGAAGGCCATCCGCATCGGTGCGCAACCCCAGAGCTACGCGATCGCTGGAACGCGCGCTGGCCTGCTAATCCTTGTCATCGCCTACATCACGTACCTTTTCGGCTCGGGCCGCGTGGGCACGTCTTTCCCGGTTCCTGGGCTTCTTCTGGTGGGGCTCGTGATCCTGTATCACGTGCTCACGCAGCGCACCGTGATTGGCCGCCACATCTTCGCCGTTGGCGGCAACCGTGTGGCGGCATCGCTCTCTGGAGTCTCCACGAAGCGCACGTACTTCTTCGTGATGATGAACATGTCAATTCTGGCGGCCGTCGCGGGAATGGTGTTCATCGGCCGCTCGACCGCGTCGGGCCCATTCGACGGCAACATGTGGGAGCTTGACGCGATTGCGGCCGTGTTCATCGGTGGAGCGGCCGTCTCCGGAGGTATCGGCACCGTCACCGGATCAATTATCGGTGGCCTGGTAATGGCGACGCTCAACAACGGGCTTCAACTCATGGGTGTCGGCTCGGACCGCACCCAGATCATCAAGGGCCTGGTGTTGCTCCTCGCGGTTGCCTTCGACGTCTACAACAAGCAGCAGGGCCGCCCATCGATCATTGGGCACCTCTTCAGGAGCAGGCCCGCGCTCCAAGATTCCGTGGACGGCGAGGCTGGGACGCCTGCCACCGTCGGACTGCGGACCGAAGCAGCGGCAGGCGCGGGTGCAAAGCCAGCGACCGCCGCTGTCCAAGTAGCGCATCCAACGGCGGATGCACAAGACAAAGAAGGTAGGACGTAA